Genomic window (Streptomyces sp. NBC_00078):
CTCGCTGTGCGCCGGGGCCGGCACCGCCGGCCGGCCGCGGCCGCTGTCGGTTGCGGGGAGCTGGAGCTGTCCCCAGGCGACCACGTGGCCTTCGGGGGCCCAGTCGGCGGGCTTGCCCAGTTCGGCCTGGACGGTGAGCCAGAGCTCGCCTGTGCCGTCCCCGCCCGGCGGGTCCAGGCGGGGCAGCGGCAGCCGTACGTGCTCCCCGGCCGCGAGTTCGGGCGTGGGCAGCACGCCGTGGTCCAGCTCGGTCCCTTCGCGGGCCAGTGACCAGGTGAACCGCAGGTGGGACAGGTCGAGGACCTCGTAGTGGTTCTCGACCGTGAGGCTGTCCGCCTCGGGGCCGGGGCCGATGCGGACGGGGGCGATCACCTTCGCGTACTCCAGGAGGCCGGGGGAGGGGGTGCGGTCGGGGAGGACCAGGCCGTCGCAGATGAAGTTGCCGTCGTGCAGGTCCTCGCCGAAGTCGCCGCCGTAGCCGAAGAACTCGTGTCCCTGGGCGTCGCGGGTGCGCAGTCCCTGGTCCATCCACTCCCAGATGTAGCCGCCCTGGACTCGCGGGTACTCGTCGCACAGCCGCAGGTATTCGGTGAGCCCGCCGGGCCCGTTCCCCATGGCGTGGGCGAACTCGGTGAGCAGGAAGGGCTTGCGGTTGCGCGGGTCGTCGGCCGGGTCGCCGGAGCCGGCGCGGGGCGGGTAGTTGACCTCGCCCGGCAGCAGCTGTCCCCGGCCGATCCGGGCGACGGCGGCGGGCGGCCGGTACATCTCGGCGTGGACGTCGGTGTACTCGCCGAGCCGGTCGCCCTCGTAGTGGATCGGGCGGGACGGGTCGCGTCGCCGGACCCACTCGGACATGGCGCGGAGGTTGCGGCCGTCCCCGGCCTCGTTGCCGAGCGACCACAGGATGACGCTCGGGTGGTTCTTGTCCCGTTCCACGGTCCGCTCGATGCGGTCCAGGCAGGCGTCGTGCCAGCGGGGGTCGTCGCAGGGGTTGCGCTGCCAGGGCTCGGGGTCGGCGTGCTCGAAGCCGTGGGTCTCGAGGTCGCATTCGGCCATCACCCACAGGCCGAGCTCGTCGCACAGGTCCAAAAACGCGGGGTGCGGCGGGTAGTGCGCGGTGCGCACGGCGTTGATGTTGTGCTGCTTCATCAGCTCCACGTCGCGGCGCATGACGTCGAGCGAGAGCGTACGGCCGTGATCGGGGTCGAACTCGTGCCGGTTCACTCCGCGCAGCACCACCCGGCGGCCGTTGGCCCGGAGCACCCCGGCCGCGTCGACGGCCACGCTGCGGAACCCGACCCGGATCCTGACCCGCTCGCTGGAGGTGGCCAGGTACGCCTCATACAGCTGCGGATCCTCCGCGCTCCAGGGCCGTACCGTCGCGAAGGTGAACTCGGCCCCGGCCTGCTGGTCGTGGATCCCGAGGGCTGGAATGTCGATCCGCACCGGCGCGTCGGCGTCGGCCTCCACCCGGAGCCGGCCCGCGCCGGTGTCCGCGTCGTAGTCGGCGTGCACGAAGACGTCCCAAATGCCGCCGGCAGGGCGGGCCAGCAGGGACACGTCCCGGAAGATGCCCGACAGCCGCCAGGTGTCCTGGTCCTCGAGGTAGGTGCCCGCGGAGAACTGGTGCACCCGGACCGCCAGCACGTTGCGGCCGGGCCGCAGCAGTTCGCTCACGTCGAACTCGGTCGGCAGCCGACTGCCGTGGGTGACGCCCAGCTCGCGGCCGTTGAACCAGACCCGGGCGCAGGAGTCCACGCCCTCGAAGCGCAGCACGGCCGGCGTGCCCGCCCAGGTGGCGGGCAGGTCGAAGATCCGGCGGTAGTCCCCGGTCTCGTTCTCGTCCGGGACATAGGGCGGGTCGACCGGTATCGGGTAGGCGATGTTGACGTAGATGGGCCGGCCGTAGCCGCGCAGCTGCCAGTGCGAGGGGACGTGCATCGTGTCCCAGGAGCCGTCGTCGAAGTCCGGGGCTTCGAATCCGTCCGGTTCCGCGCGCAGGACAGGCGAGAACCGGAACGCCCAGTCCCCGTTGAGGTCGATCCTGGGCGCGTCGGAGTCCAGAACCGCGCGCGCCGCGGCCCTGCCGCGGCCGGGTGCGTAGTCCTCGAAATAGCGTGCGGGCATGCGGAATCCTTCGCCGGTGGGGGGTGATGGGCGCGACCGTACTATCGAAGGTCGTTTACGGGAAGCGCCGCCGTCGCCGACAGGCGGCCTGTGGCGCGAGAGCGCAGTGATGGGATCACTCGTCGCCAGTCGTGAGCTGTTACGAAGCGCGTTGATGCCGACGTGAACGCCAGGCGATCGGCGGCACTTCATCCGCGTCGGCAAGGGAAACCCCTCGTCAGCGCCTCAAGGAAATCTGGGGGCGTACAGCTCCAGGTTCTGCTGGTCGCTGGTGGAGTGCAGCTGGACGCGCGAGAGCAGTGCGTAGTCCGAGCGCTTGCCGCCGGAGGCGCAGTTCTCCAGGACGAGGCCCGGGTGGCGGTCGAGTACGCCGTCCAGCCAGTCGAGGAAGGCGCGGTTGTGGCCGAGCAGGCCGTGCGCCGGGGCCCCGCCGGGGTGGCTGCTGGTGCCCGAGCCGGCGTCCACGTTGGAGTCGAGCTTGAAGTAGCCGATGCCGAAGTCGGCGACGAGCCGGTCCACCACCGAGTCCAGGTGGGCGCGGGCGGCGGGGTGGCGCAGGTCGAGGTGGAAGCGGCCGCTCGCTATGACGCGGGCGCCGTCCCGCCGGAAGAACGCCTCGTCGGGCAGGGTGTCGGCGATCGGGCTGCGCACACCCACCACCTCGGGCTCCAGCCACAGCCCCGGCACCATGCCGCGCTCCCGGATCCGGTCCATTACCTCGCCAAGGCCGCCCTCACCGGGGAAGCGGATGGTGGAGGGCTCCCAGGCGCCGATGGTTTCCCACCAGCCGCCGTTCTCGTTGTCGTACGAGCCGGCATCGATGACGAAGTACTCGGCGCCGGCGTCGGCGGCGGACTCGATGCAGCAGGCGCTCGGTGGTCGGGTCGCCCATCAGGCAGTTCATGTAGTCGTTGAAGATGACGGGAAGGTGCTGGAGGTCGGGGTGCGGGCGGCGGATCGCCCGCCGGTAGCGGGTCAGGCCGGCGAACGCCTCGTCGATGCCGCCGGTCTCGGCGAGGGCGAGCGCCACGGGAATGGTGGTGAAGCCCGCCCCCGGCTCCAACTGGTGCGACCAGCCGTGCCGGATGTTACTGGGGCCGGACAGGGACAGGAACCCCGAGTCGACGCACTCTCCGCACTCCCACATCCCGCCGCCGCCGTTGGCCTCCAGCTGCCACAGCCAGGTCCGCCCCGTGGTGCGGTCGCTGAGCGCGCCCAGCGGCAGATGACCGGCGCTGGACCAGGTACCCTTCCCGGCCAGTGTGAAGACGCTCTTGCGCCAGGGCTGGTGGACCCGGCCGTTGACGTTCGGGACGGCCTCGCGCAGCGGGCGCCGCTGCCAGCGGTATTCGGCTATCCAGACGTCGGGCACGAGGGTGTCGGTGGCGACCTGGTTGTCCACCCGGACGTCGTGGTACTTGCTGTAGTCGACGACAACCGTCAGATCGATCCCGGGAAAACGGCTCTTGAAGCCGGCGCGAAGGCCGTCCGCCTGCGTCGAGACATCGCCGCCCGCGTAGATCACGAGCTTTCCGCCCTCCGCGAGGGCGGTCAGGTAGAGCTCGTCGAGCGTGCGGGTCTCCTCGACACCTCCTGTCCTGCGGGCCTCGGTGGACGCCGCGGCGGGGGAGGCTGTGGCGGCGGCCGTACCTAAGCCGAGCGCGGCACCCGCGCCCGTGACGAGCAGACGGCGTCGGCTGGGAAAGCTGGTCATGTGGGGGAACCCTTCTGATGGGAAAACAAGGGCCGGTGCTGCGGCGCCCGGATGTTGTGCGGCGCCACAGCCGGAAACGCGGCTCAGGACGGCCGCGACCTGGTCAGATGAGCCAGGGGGGATGAGCGGCCGGAGGGGATGCTGATACCGGGCGCGGCCCGAGCGGCCCGCTCCTCCCGGACGGCCAACTGCCTGGCCGGGTCCTCGCCGGCCACGAAGGGAGAGCGGAAGGCCGACGGAAGCAACCATGTCCCAAAACGACGGGGGCGTTCGCCTGGAGCATCCTCAACTCAAGTGTGTGCCGTGCGCCGCGACATGTGCCACGACACACGGCGGGGTTGCGCAGAAGGCGACGCCGGGTCGCACGACTCGTGATGCGGACCGGACCCGGCGCGGCTGCGGTCGCGGAACTCAGAAAATGGTGTTGTCGTTGGCACTCTTCTCGGGCACCTCCTGGATCACGTCCCAGTGCTCCACGATCTTTCCGTCGGCCAGGCGCCAGAAGTCCGCGACGGCCATGCCGCGGTCGCCGCGTTCGAAGTGCAGGTTGCTGTGGGTGACGACCAAGTCCCCTTCGGCGACGGCCCTCTTGAAGTCCAGGCGCAGGTCGGGGAACTTCCCGCGCGGCCAGTGGACGTAGCCGACGAACGCCTGCGGACTGTCGTGCGCCTCCGGGTTGTGCTGGATGTAGCTGTCGCCGAGATGCGCGGCGGCGGCCTCTTCCGGCTGGTAGTCGTTGAACGCCTGCTCATAAAAACGCGATGACGAGCGCCTTGTTGTCGGCAGCGGACGTGCGCTTCTCCTG
Coding sequences:
- a CDS encoding glycoside hydrolase family 2 TIM barrel-domain containing protein, which gives rise to MPARYFEDYAPGRGRAAARAVLDSDAPRIDLNGDWAFRFSPVLRAEPDGFEAPDFDDGSWDTMHVPSHWQLRGYGRPIYVNIAYPIPVDPPYVPDENETGDYRRIFDLPATWAGTPAVLRFEGVDSCARVWFNGRELGVTHGSRLPTEFDVSELLRPGRNVLAVRVHQFSAGTYLEDQDTWRLSGIFRDVSLLARPAGGIWDVFVHADYDADTGAGRLRVEADADAPVRIDIPALGIHDQQAGAEFTFATVRPWSAEDPQLYEAYLATSSERVRIRVGFRSVAVDAAGVLRANGRRVVLRGVNRHEFDPDHGRTLSLDVMRRDVELMKQHNINAVRTAHYPPHPAFLDLCDELGLWVMAECDLETHGFEHADPEPWQRNPCDDPRWHDACLDRIERTVERDKNHPSVILWSLGNEAGDGRNLRAMSEWVRRRDPSRPIHYEGDRLGEYTDVHAEMYRPPAAVARIGRGQLLPGEVNYPPRAGSGDPADDPRNRKPFLLTEFAHAMGNGPGGLTEYLRLCDEYPRVQGGYIWEWMDQGLRTRDAQGHEFFGYGGDFGEDLHDGNFICDGLVLPDRTPSPGLLEYAKVIAPVRIGPGPEADSLTVENHYEVLDLSHLRFTWSLAREGTELDHGVLPTPELAAGEHVRLPLPRLDPPGGDGTGELWLTVQAELGKPADWAPEGHVVAWGQLQLPATDSGRGRPAVPAPAHSEGEYLLLGPGRFDRTTGSLLGIGELPLRGPRLNLWRAPTDNDRGWHQRDAAYWKDRGLDRLRHRTVSVTPDAYGMTVVVRSAAAAGSSGYLTTYRWDSDGDSLRLRVHAEPVGHWPERGDDFPDPLVDPALPAEEYQELARRDKSRSLARIGLDWEIPADRSQVEWFGTGPGEAYPDSRQAVRVGRFRATVDELQTPYVRPQENGNRADTRWATFTDAAGNGLRVAGEEPFHFAARRWTDRQLDAARHQNDLVPGPVIHLHTDHAVQGLGTAAVGPGVLPQHRLELGPADFTFVLTPLWQS
- a CDS encoding glycoside hydrolase family 36 protein; its protein translation is MDAGSYDNENGGWWETIGAWEPSTIRFPGEGGLGEVMDRIRERGMVPGLWLEPEVVGVRSPIADTLPDEAFFRRDGARVIASGRFHLDLRHPAARAHLDSVVDRLVADFGIGYFKLDSNVDAGSGTSSHPGGAPAHGLLGHNRAFLDWLDGVLDRHPGLVLENCASGGKRSDYALLSRVQLHSTSDQQNLELYAPRFP
- a CDS encoding nuclear transport factor 2 family protein, whose translation is MPTTRRSSSRFYEQAFNDYQPEEAAAAHLGDSYIQHNPEAHDSPQAFVGYVHWPRGKFPDLRLDFKRAVAEGDLVVTHSNLHFERGDRGMAVADFWRLADGKIVEHWDVIQEVPEKSANDNTIF